A stretch of Henckelia pumila isolate YLH828 chromosome 4, ASM3356847v2, whole genome shotgun sequence DNA encodes these proteins:
- the LOC140863070 gene encoding uncharacterized protein — MLSVERPFEAWEEVQRQGQDLADRLAQGFTGLIHTHITPPSFSWPNPPTPKLFEVDFQPQNFMKPEFPLAVDNSAINGVTAIFDIGNRIGQAGVDFGACVNGVVQQFFRRLPVPFWHDDNIGMSLGMEDNSPRTNIGIALQEDLGSLAERFRDYGLQKNDAMTVDESKEEENFGVTSKALKHLGRSQGTINVSSTYDSRTKKVESSLVARGELWRVEASQGSSTSGNENSSLFLVQLGPVLFVRDSTLLLPVHLSKQHLLWYGYDRKNGVHSLCPAVWSKHRRWLLMSMICLNPLACSFMDVQFPNGQVTYVSGEGVTTSAFLPLCGGLLQAQGQYPGEMKFSFSCKNKWGTRITPMLQWPDKSFALGLEQALAWKRSGLLVRPTVQVSVCPTVGGSCPGLRMELAHSVKEQLNLNIGCSFVANPSAFASVSVGRSKWNGNVGNAGVVLKVETPIGNIGRPSYSVQFNSGIEF; from the exons ATGTTGTCCGTGGAGAGACCGTTCGAGGCTTGGGAGGAGGTACAGAGGCAAGGGCAGGATTTAGCTGACAGGCTAGCTCAGGGTTTTACGGGTCTGATTCATACTCATATCACTCCACCCTCGTTTTCATGGCCAAATCCTCCAACACCGAAGCTATTCGAAGTTGATTTTCAGCCGCAGAATTTCATGAAACCAGAGTTTCCACTTGCGGTAGACAATTCTGCAATTAATGGCGTGACTGCTATTTTTGATATCGGAAACCGAATAGGACAGGCAGGGGTTGATTTCGGGGCATGTGTGAATGGTGTGGTTCAACAATTTTTTAGGCGTTTGCCCGTGCCTTTTTGGCATGATGACAACATCGGGATGTCACTAGGTATGGAGGATAATAGTCCTAGGACAAACATTGGTATTGCTCTGCAGGAGGATTTGGGATCGTTGGCAGAAAGGTTCAGGGATTATGGACTCCAAAAAAACGATGCTATGACAGTAGATGAGTCAAAAGAAGAAGAGAACTTTGGTGTGACTTCCAAAGCATTGAAACATTTAGGTCGATCGCAG GGTACCATCAATGTGTCATCAACTTATGACAGCAGAACAAAAAAAGTTGAAAGTTCCTTGGTTGCTCGAGGAGAGTTATGGAGAGTCGAGGCATCACAAGGAAGTTCCACATCAGGAAATGAGAATTCATCTCTGTTCCTTGTCCAGCTTGGGCCTGTATTATTTGTTCGTGATTCCACATTGCTTTTGCCTGTTCATTTGTCAAAACAACACCTATTGTGGTATGGCTATGATAGAAAG AACGGAGTGCATTCCCTTTGTCCAGCAGTGTGGTCGAAACATAGAAGGTGGCTGTTGATGTCTATGATATGCCTTAATCCTTTGGCTTGT TCATTCATGGACGTGCAGTTTCCAAATGGCCAGGTCACATATGTATCTGGTGAGGGTGTAACCACCAGTGCTTTCCTGCCTCTGTGCGGGGGTCTGCTTCAAGCGCAGGGTCAATATCCAGGAGAAATGAAGTTCAGTTTCTCTTGCAAG AATAAATGGGGAACACGCATAACACCAATGTTGCAGTGGCCTGACAAATCATTTGCCTTGGGCCTGGAACAGGCCTTAGCTTGGAAGCGGTCTGGCCTTCTGGTGAGGCCAACCGTACAAGTCAG TGTATGTCCAACTGTTGGTGGTAGCTGTCCTGGTCTGCGGATGGAACTTGCTCATTCGGTCAAGGAGCAACTGAATCTTAACATTGGCTGTTCCTTTGTTGCCAATCCTTCTGCATTCGCATCTGTATCT